A genome region from Penaeus vannamei isolate JL-2024 chromosome 20, ASM4276789v1, whole genome shotgun sequence includes the following:
- the aln gene encoding divergent protein kinase domain 1C, which translates to MKLGFYFPCCIARVLEGMLRSRNRRRTCLFWSGILASLVTVFLVVALKDALLASSFICSTDDIMNKHVKILCKGLAEQKKNHPPVGPISENKLCQELCGQDVSSQLACHTFHLNKPTVFTLNNGHKKVIKSVISTEDREEAVDEPDEASEVYWNKKSGEQYFPTREELQSMAITYASNFIGHNINKDSISKLMDENNLYKTGTEIVEYHKNFWLLLQDHEFLMSYLLEEFRLFPRVLGTCSSYYAVEYLTPLTENAMRPFSLTWRERLWKGLDILRYIRKLETIYTEHIHLCDIKHSHFGWNKSGNVMFLDLDSVLPENALLKIMENTPSCSEDEDCSYFDCKGRCHLRTSKCELERVNTNLQVVCDKVFLGNTDSVISLYGLLVSYEGNEELSEALELCKTNKGMTVDGMLDVLIRASNHLLY; encoded by the exons ATGAAACTaggattttattttccttgttgtaTTGCTAGGGTTTTAGAGGGTATGTTGAGAAGCAGGAATAGGAGACGGACATGCTTGTTCTGGAGTGGAATCCTCGCGAGTTTGGTGACGGTGTTCCTGGTGGTCGCTCTGAAGGATGCTCTCCTCGCCTCCAGCTTCATTTGCTCCACAGATGACATTATGAATAAACACGTGAAGATTCTG TGCAAGGGTCTAGCTGAGCAAAAGAAGAACCATCCTCCAGTAGGGCCTATAAGCGAGAACAAACTCTGCCAAGAGCTGTGTGGCCAAGATGTGTCGTCTCAGCTTGCGTGCCACACCTTCCACCTAAACAAGCCAACTGTCTTCACCCTCAACAATGGGCACAAGAAGGTCATCAAGAGCGTCATTTCGACCGAGGACAGGGAGGAAGCCGTTGATGAGCCAGATGAGGCAAGTGAG GTTTATTGGAACAAAAAATCGGGAGAACAGTACTTCCCAACAAGAGAGGAACTGCAGAGCATGGCCATAACCTATGCCTCAAACTTCATCGGTCATAACATCAACAAAGACTCCATTTCTAAGCTCATGGACGAGAATAACCTCTATAAAACAGGCACTGAAATTGTTGAGTATCATAAGAATTTCTGGTTGTTGTTACAGGATCATGAATTTTTAATGTCATATCTTTTAGAAGAGTTCAGGTTATTCCCTCGTGTATTGGGGACATGCAGTTCATACTATGCTGTGGAGTACCTAACACCTCTCACAGAGAATGCAATGAGGCCATTTAGCCTTACCTGGCGGGAGAGGTTGTGGAAGGGCTTAGACATCCTTCGATATATAAGGAAATTAGAAACCATCTACACAGAACACATTCATCTGTGTGACATAAAGCACAGTCATTTTGGCTGGAATAAGTCTGGTAATGTGATGTTCCTGGATTTGGATTCGGTTTTGCCAGAGAATGCTCTTCTCAAGATCATGGAAAATACACCTTCTTGTTCTGAAGATGAAGACTGCTCCTACTTTGACTGCAAAGGCAGATGCCATCTCAGAACGTCAAAGTGCGAATTGGAAAGGGTGAACACTAATCTTCAAGTGGTGTGTGACAAAGTTTTCTTAGGGAATACTGACAGTGTCATATCTCTCTATGGATTATTGGTTTCCTATGAAGGCAATGAGGAGTTGAGTGAGGCCCTTGAGTTGTGCAAAACAAACAAAGGTATGACCGTGGATGGTATGCTTGACGTCTTGATTAGGGCATCCAATCACCTCCTTTACTAG